In Acidaminococcus timonensis, one DNA window encodes the following:
- the rpmI gene encoding 50S ribosomal protein L35: protein MPKMKTRRSAAKRFKATASGEFKRGKAFRSHILEHKSPARKRNLRKATLVHKTDHERVAKMLPYA, encoded by the coding sequence ATGCCGAAAATGAAAACCCGCAGATCTGCTGCTAAACGCTTTAAAGCTACCGCTTCCGGTGAATTCAAACGTGGTAAAGCTTTCCGGAGCCACATCCTGGAACACAAATCTCCCGCTCGGAAGAGAAACCTGCGCAAAGCAACTCTGGTACATAAGACCGATCATGAACGCGTAGCCAAAATGCTGCCGTACGCATAA
- a CDS encoding phosphoribosylaminoimidazolecarboxamide formyltransferase — MKELKLKYGCNPNQIPARIFMANGADLPVTVLNGKPGYINFLDAFNSWQLVRELKRATGLPAAASFKHVSPAGAAVGLPLTDTLKKIYGVEHLELSPLAAAYARARGADRMSSFGDWVALSDVCDKATALVLQHEVSDGVIAPGYEPEALEILSAKKKGRYNVVQIDPDYEPEELERKQVFGITFEQKRNNDHITTELLQNRPTKNKDIPEAAQRDLLIAMITLKYTQSNSVCYVKDGQTIGVGAGQQSRIHCTRLAGDKADKWWLRQCPKVLNLPFKADIRRPDKDNTIDVYTSDDWEDVLADGTWQLFFTEKPEPMTREERKAWIAKNTGVALGSDAFFPFGDNIERAHRSGVEYVAQTGGSIRDQNVIDTCDKYGIAMAMTGVRLFHH, encoded by the coding sequence ATGAAAGAATTGAAACTGAAGTATGGCTGCAACCCCAACCAGATCCCTGCCCGGATCTTCATGGCAAACGGCGCTGATCTGCCCGTAACCGTTCTCAACGGCAAACCGGGCTACATCAACTTCCTGGATGCCTTCAACAGCTGGCAGCTGGTGCGGGAACTGAAAAGGGCCACCGGCCTGCCTGCGGCCGCTTCCTTCAAGCACGTGAGCCCTGCCGGTGCGGCTGTGGGCCTGCCGCTGACGGATACCCTGAAAAAGATCTACGGCGTGGAACACCTGGAACTGTCCCCGCTGGCTGCTGCCTATGCCCGTGCCCGTGGGGCCGACCGCATGAGCTCCTTCGGCGACTGGGTGGCCCTGTCCGACGTGTGCGACAAAGCCACCGCCCTGGTGCTGCAGCATGAAGTGTCAGACGGCGTCATCGCTCCGGGGTACGAACCGGAAGCCCTGGAAATCCTGTCCGCCAAGAAAAAGGGCCGCTACAACGTGGTACAGATCGACCCGGACTATGAACCGGAAGAACTGGAACGGAAACAGGTCTTTGGCATTACCTTTGAACAGAAACGGAACAACGACCACATCACCACCGAACTGCTCCAGAACCGTCCCACCAAAAACAAGGACATCCCGGAAGCTGCCCAGCGGGATCTGCTGATTGCCATGATCACCCTGAAATACACTCAGTCCAACTCCGTCTGCTACGTGAAGGACGGCCAGACCATCGGCGTGGGCGCCGGCCAGCAGAGCCGGATCCACTGCACTCGTCTGGCAGGGGACAAGGCCGACAAGTGGTGGCTGCGGCAATGCCCGAAAGTCCTGAATCTGCCGTTCAAGGCGGACATCCGTCGCCCGGACAAGGACAATACCATCGATGTATACACCTCCGACGATTGGGAAGACGTGCTGGCTGACGGTACCTGGCAGCTGTTCTTCACCGAAAAGCCCGAACCCATGACCCGGGAGGAACGGAAAGCCTGGATTGCCAAAAACACCGGGGTGGCCCTGGGCTCCGATGCCTTCTTCCCCTTTGGGGACAACATCGAACGGGCCCATCGCAGCGGCGTGGAATACGTGGCCCAGACCGGCGGCAGCATCCGTGACCAGAACGTCATCGACACCTGCGACAAGTATGGGATCGCCATGGCCATGACCGGTGTCCGTCTGTTCCATCATTGA
- a CDS encoding sensor histidine kinase, whose product MEILKTLMEQLEGWKTILLGGMDQVPSLPFVRTGMEVMAGIFVLLLIAYRFRVHQLRRQRRLTYQISGMISHLCDTYDSLEDVDWKKQKAYRYHFRDGRLEIQERDIDSLSDLIGPLLPEDAAKYPEEVLKGYLEKAMKTCQPVEFTAREKAADGTWHWKSILFQGVKKDAIHTRSCLLLKRDVNDTRGAEMEKRARLSQDRDQAREAVQAKAEFLNRISQDTREALRDIMGNLTLTEGEVDPDRRKEYMEQSQSKVRYLMSMIEDVKELSDMENGTLETRSEAFDVDKTLEKMNALFQKEAAKRGISYSCNVEPLLYTHLVGDEKRLEQVLLNLLTNALLFTEKGQRVLCAVRQKLVKNKKVCMEFTVLCAGMKMPQNMVDKVFLPFELTRQVGSAKVHGGLGLVVTHRLVHLLGGLIKADNAEGKGMRFIIELPYDFTNSAK is encoded by the coding sequence ATGGAAATCTTGAAGACCCTGATGGAGCAATTGGAAGGCTGGAAGACGATTCTGCTGGGAGGCATGGACCAGGTTCCCTCCCTGCCTTTTGTCCGTACCGGCATGGAAGTGATGGCGGGCATTTTCGTCCTGCTGCTGATCGCCTACCGGTTCCGGGTGCACCAGTTGCGCCGGCAGCGGCGGCTGACCTATCAGATCAGCGGCATGATCAGCCACCTGTGCGATACCTATGACAGTCTGGAAGACGTGGACTGGAAGAAACAGAAAGCCTACCGGTACCATTTCCGGGATGGCCGGCTGGAAATCCAGGAACGGGACATCGACAGCCTCAGCGACCTGATCGGCCCCCTGCTGCCGGAAGATGCGGCCAAGTACCCGGAAGAGGTGCTGAAAGGGTATCTGGAAAAGGCCATGAAGACCTGCCAGCCTGTGGAATTCACCGCCCGGGAAAAAGCAGCAGACGGGACCTGGCACTGGAAATCCATCCTGTTCCAGGGCGTGAAGAAGGACGCCATCCATACCCGCAGCTGCCTGCTGCTGAAGCGGGATGTGAACGACACCCGGGGCGCTGAGATGGAAAAACGGGCCCGGCTGAGCCAGGACAGGGATCAGGCCAGAGAGGCCGTCCAGGCCAAGGCGGAATTTCTGAACCGGATCAGCCAGGATACCCGGGAAGCCCTGCGGGACATCATGGGCAATCTGACGTTGACCGAGGGGGAAGTGGACCCGGACCGGCGGAAGGAATACATGGAGCAGAGCCAGAGCAAAGTGCGGTACCTGATGAGCATGATCGAAGACGTGAAGGAACTGTCCGACATGGAAAACGGGACCCTGGAAACCCGCAGCGAAGCCTTTGACGTGGACAAAACCCTGGAAAAAATGAACGCTCTGTTCCAGAAAGAGGCGGCCAAGCGGGGAATTTCCTATTCCTGCAATGTGGAACCGTTGCTGTACACCCATCTGGTGGGAGACGAGAAACGGCTGGAACAGGTGCTGCTGAACCTCCTGACCAATGCGCTGCTGTTTACGGAGAAGGGGCAGCGGGTGCTGTGCGCCGTGCGCCAGAAGCTGGTGAAGAACAAAAAGGTGTGCATGGAGTTCACCGTGCTGTGTGCGGGCATGAAGATGCCCCAGAATATGGTGGACAAAGTGTTCCTGCCCTTTGAGCTGACCCGGCAGGTGGGCAGTGCCAAGGTCCACGGAGGTCTGGGGCTGGTGGTGACCCACCGCCTGGTACACCTGCTGGGAGGCCTGATCAAGGCGGACAACGCCGAAGGCAAGGGCATGCGGTTCATCATCGAACTGCCCTATGACTTCACCAACAGTGCGAAATAA
- a CDS encoding phosphatase PAP2 family protein, whose product MHAEQNYTRTYARLTRWFRGKPRAVAGLKLLNGILVVLMYIAYPLLLAELYLRHHSLLDPLLQRAFWIPALSFLVLTVVRTRINRPRPYESWPIRPLIPRNKQGESMPSRHVFSSTVIAMVYLYVHPPLGILFLVVSLLSALVRVLGGVHYPTDVTAGFVSGVLAGLLLWLW is encoded by the coding sequence ATGCACGCTGAACAAAATTATACCCGGACTTATGCACGTCTGACCCGCTGGTTCCGGGGAAAACCCCGGGCCGTTGCCGGCCTGAAACTGCTGAACGGGATCCTGGTGGTGCTCATGTACATCGCCTACCCCCTGCTGCTGGCGGAGCTGTACCTGCGCCACCACAGCCTGCTGGATCCCCTTTTGCAGCGGGCCTTCTGGATCCCGGCCCTTTCTTTCCTGGTGCTGACGGTGGTACGCACCCGGATCAACCGTCCCCGGCCCTATGAATCCTGGCCCATCCGGCCTCTGATCCCCCGGAACAAACAGGGAGAATCCATGCCCAGCCGCCATGTGTTTTCCTCTACCGTGATTGCCATGGTGTACCTGTATGTGCACCCTCCACTGGGCATTCTGTTCCTGGTGGTCAGTCTCCTCAGTGCCCTGGTCCGGGTCCTGGGAGGTGTCCATTATCCCACCGACGTTACCGCAGGATTTGTGTCCGGGGTCCTGGCAGGGCTGCTGCTGTGGTTGTGGTGA
- a CDS encoding 4Fe-4S cluster-binding domain-containing protein has translation MTLCTLCPHECRVDRPAAKGAPGTYGYCRMPWQPQAARAALHLWEEPCISGESGGSGTVFFSGCTLQCVFCQNSEISCGGRGWPVTVEGLRNVYRNLIAQGAHNINLVTPTHFLPAILESLEPKLPVPVVYNCGGYEKVETLRRLEGKVQIYLPDLKYGNEAAALRYSHAKDYFAIATRAILEMYRQTGPYQMDEETGLLKKGVIIRHMILPGQLEDSKKIIDWVADHFGPGEVLFSLMRQYVPCSKAATGQYPEIGRPLSDQEYQEVEDYLFQSPIEDGFVQEASSADSQFIPLFDGTGIKDV, from the coding sequence ATGACCCTTTGTACCCTTTGTCCCCATGAATGCCGGGTGGACCGGCCTGCTGCCAAAGGTGCACCCGGCACCTATGGCTACTGCCGCATGCCCTGGCAGCCGCAAGCTGCCCGGGCGGCCCTGCACCTGTGGGAGGAACCCTGCATCAGCGGCGAAAGCGGCGGCAGCGGGACGGTGTTCTTTTCAGGCTGCACCCTCCAGTGTGTGTTCTGCCAGAACAGCGAGATCAGCTGCGGAGGCAGGGGCTGGCCGGTGACGGTGGAAGGCCTGCGGAACGTATACCGGAACCTGATCGCCCAGGGGGCCCACAACATCAACCTGGTGACCCCCACCCATTTCCTGCCCGCCATCCTGGAATCCCTGGAGCCAAAACTGCCCGTACCGGTGGTGTATAACTGCGGGGGCTACGAAAAGGTGGAGACCCTGCGCCGGCTGGAAGGCAAAGTGCAGATCTACCTGCCCGACCTGAAATATGGAAACGAGGCCGCGGCCCTGCGCTACAGCCATGCCAAAGATTACTTTGCCATCGCCACCAGGGCCATCCTGGAAATGTACCGGCAAACGGGGCCCTACCAGATGGACGAAGAAACGGGCCTGCTGAAAAAGGGGGTCATCATCCGCCATATGATCCTTCCGGGCCAGCTGGAAGACAGCAAAAAGATCATCGACTGGGTGGCGGACCACTTCGGCCCGGGAGAAGTGCTGTTCAGCCTGATGCGCCAGTACGTGCCCTGCAGCAAAGCCGCCACGGGCCAGTACCCGGAAATCGGCCGGCCGCTGTCCGATCAGGAATACCAGGAGGTGGAAGACTACCTGTTCCAGAGCCCCATCGAAGACGGTTTCGTCCAGGAGGCCTCCAGTGCCGACAGCCAGTTCATTCCCCTGTTTGACGGGACGGGGATCAAGGACGTGTGA
- the infC gene encoding translation initiation factor IF-3 yields MEVNVIAKEELRINEAIRAREVRVNTADGEQLGIMSLRDALHLAEEKHQDLVEIAPKAKPPVCRIMDYGKYLYEQQKREKEARKRQRIIDVKEVKLRIRIEDHDFDVKTKNAIRFLQGGDKVKVTIMFRGREMTHPELGEQLLNRMADQLQEIATVERKPKLEGRNMIMIVAPKSSK; encoded by the coding sequence CTGGAGGTGAACGTCATAGCAAAAGAAGAACTGCGGATCAACGAAGCCATCCGCGCAAGAGAAGTCCGTGTGAACACGGCTGACGGCGAACAACTGGGGATCATGTCCCTGCGGGATGCCCTGCACCTGGCGGAAGAAAAACACCAGGACCTGGTGGAAATCGCCCCGAAAGCCAAACCTCCTGTCTGCCGCATCATGGATTACGGCAAGTATCTCTATGAACAGCAGAAGAGAGAAAAGGAAGCCCGGAAACGCCAGAGAATCATCGACGTAAAAGAAGTGAAACTCCGGATCCGGATCGAAGATCACGACTTCGATGTAAAGACCAAGAATGCCATCCGCTTCTTACAGGGCGGTGACAAGGTAAAAGTCACCATCATGTTCCGGGGCCGTGAAATGACCCATCCTGAACTGGGTGAACAATTACTGAATAGAATGGCTGACCAACTGCAGGAAATCGCAACTGTAGAAAGAAAGCCGAAACTGGAAGGACGCAACATGATCATGATCGTTGCTCCCAAAAGTTCCAAATAA
- the rpsO gene encoding 30S ribosomal protein S15, with amino-acid sequence MLTPARKKELIETYRINEQDTGSPEVQIAILTERISYLTEHLKNNKKDHHSRRGLLKMVGQRRGLLNYLMKKNIERYRSIVERLGLRK; translated from the coding sequence ATGTTAACGCCTGCAAGAAAAAAAGAACTGATCGAAACCTACCGCATCAACGAACAGGATACCGGATCTCCGGAAGTTCAGATTGCCATCCTGACCGAACGGATCAGCTATCTGACTGAACACCTGAAAAACAACAAGAAAGACCATCATTCCCGTCGCGGCCTGCTGAAAATGGTTGGTCAGCGCCGTGGCCTGCTGAACTACCTGATGAAGAAAAACATCGAACGGTACAGAAGCATCGTTGAAAGACTGGGCCTGCGGAAATAA
- the leuA gene encoding 2-isopropylmalate synthase, whose translation MHKPIKKYIPFEGVSLPDRTWPDKEITKPPIWCSVDLRDGNQALVTPMQLEEKLLLFTTLVKIGFKEIEVGFPSASDTEYEILRTLIEDHYIPDDVTVQVLVQARPELIKKTFEAVRGAKNVIIHFYNSTSTLQRKIVFRKDKAGITKIAVDGAKLIRELTEKEVAKSGMNIRYEYSPESFTGTETDYAVEICEAVMDTLGATKENPVIINLPSTVEMSTPNTYADQIEYFIRHLKDRDRAIISVHPHNDRGEGVAATELAMMAGADRVEGTLFGNGERTGNVDIVTLALNMYTHNVDPKLDFSHINRIKRICERVTKMKVEPRHPYAGELVFTAFSGSHQDAIRKGFKYMADTNSRYWEVPYLPINPADIHREYEPVIRINSQSGKGGAAFVMQQAVGYYLPKEMHPEFGHMVKAAADEYGDELSASQIVDLFNKKYVDFGGKYELKAHKVYDNHEGDENNSTIFEGDVKADGTEMHITGTGNGPIDAFFNALNKIGVDGFEFINYHEHAISQGSNSKAISYIELKKPDGKHIFGVGIHPNINTASLLGIVNAINRAIAGEE comes from the coding sequence ATGCATAAGCCCATTAAAAAGTACATTCCCTTTGAGGGAGTCAGCCTTCCCGACCGTACCTGGCCGGATAAAGAGATCACCAAGCCCCCCATCTGGTGCAGCGTGGATCTGCGGGATGGGAACCAGGCCCTGGTCACCCCCATGCAGCTGGAAGAGAAACTGCTGCTGTTCACCACCCTGGTGAAAATCGGTTTCAAGGAAATCGAAGTGGGATTCCCGTCCGCTTCCGATACGGAATATGAAATCCTGCGGACCCTGATCGAGGACCACTACATCCCCGATGATGTGACCGTCCAGGTACTGGTGCAGGCCCGTCCTGAACTGATCAAGAAGACCTTTGAAGCGGTGAGAGGCGCCAAGAATGTGATCATCCACTTCTACAACTCCACTTCCACCCTGCAGAGAAAGATCGTCTTCCGCAAGGACAAGGCAGGCATCACCAAGATTGCTGTGGATGGGGCCAAACTGATCCGGGAACTGACCGAAAAAGAAGTTGCCAAAAGCGGCATGAACATCCGGTACGAATATTCTCCGGAAAGCTTCACCGGCACCGAAACCGATTATGCCGTGGAAATCTGCGAAGCCGTCATGGATACCCTGGGCGCCACCAAGGAAAACCCGGTGATCATCAACCTGCCCTCCACGGTGGAGATGTCCACCCCCAACACCTATGCGGACCAGATCGAATACTTCATCCGTCATCTGAAGGACCGGGATCGGGCCATCATCAGCGTCCATCCCCACAATGACCGGGGTGAAGGCGTGGCCGCCACGGAACTGGCCATGATGGCCGGTGCTGACAGAGTGGAAGGCACCCTGTTCGGCAACGGCGAACGGACCGGGAACGTGGACATCGTCACCCTGGCCCTGAACATGTACACCCACAATGTGGATCCCAAACTGGACTTCTCCCACATCAACCGGATCAAACGGATCTGCGAACGGGTGACCAAGATGAAAGTGGAACCCCGTCATCCCTATGCCGGGGAGCTGGTCTTCACCGCTTTCTCCGGATCCCATCAGGATGCCATCCGCAAAGGCTTCAAATATATGGCTGATACCAACAGCCGGTACTGGGAAGTTCCCTATCTGCCCATCAACCCGGCAGATATCCACCGGGAATATGAACCGGTGATCCGGATCAACAGCCAGAGCGGCAAGGGCGGCGCAGCTTTCGTGATGCAGCAGGCTGTGGGCTACTACCTGCCCAAGGAAATGCATCCGGAATTCGGCCATATGGTCAAGGCCGCGGCCGATGAATACGGCGACGAACTGAGCGCCAGCCAGATCGTGGATCTGTTCAATAAAAAGTACGTGGACTTCGGCGGCAAGTATGAACTGAAGGCCCACAAGGTATACGACAACCACGAGGGCGATGAGAACAACAGCACCATCTTCGAAGGGGATGTGAAGGCCGACGGCACCGAGATGCACATCACCGGAACCGGCAACGGGCCCATCGATGCCTTCTTCAACGCCCTGAACAAGATCGGGGTGGACGGATTCGAGTTCATCAACTATCATGAACACGCCATCAGCCAGGGCTCCAATTCCAAGGCCATTTCCTACATTGAACTGAAGAAACCGGATGGCAAGCACATCTTCGGTGTAGGCATCCATCCCAACATCAACACCGCCTCCCTGCTGGGCATTGTGAATGCCATCAACCGTGCCATTGCAGGAGAAGAATAA
- the tnpA gene encoding IS200/IS605 family transposase: MPSGQSNVNHSLAHTRWNCKYHIVFAPKYRRKVFYEEKRLAIREILRQLCSWKGVEIIEGEICPDHVHLLVSIPPKISVSGFMGYLKGKSSLMIFQKFGNMKFAYRNREFWCKGYYVDTVGKNTVAIKNYIANQLKQDRVADQLSIFDPRDPFTGSK, translated from the coding sequence ATGCCAAGTGGGCAAAGTAATGTTAACCATAGTTTAGCACACACAAGATGGAATTGTAAGTATCATATTGTGTTTGCTCCAAAGTATCGGAGAAAAGTTTTCTATGAAGAAAAAAGGTTGGCGATCAGAGAAATCTTACGACAACTTTGCTCATGGAAAGGGGTAGAGATTATCGAAGGAGAAATCTGTCCTGACCATGTGCATCTGTTAGTAAGTATCCCGCCCAAAATTAGCGTTTCGGGATTCATGGGATACCTGAAAGGCAAAAGCAGTCTCATGATTTTCCAGAAGTTTGGAAATATGAAATTTGCTTACCGAAATCGCGAATTTTGGTGCAAGGGATACTATGTCGATACTGTCGGCAAAAATACTGTGGCAATTAAAAATTATATTGCCAATCAGCTGAAGCAGGATAGGGTAGCGGATCAGTTAAGTATCTTCGACCCCAGGGACCCGTTTACGGGTAGCAAGTAA
- a CDS encoding acyl-CoA thioesterase codes for MVTITDRVRFSETDLMAVVHHTNYLRWFEAGRVAYFRQAGIDLNDLQKAGYMIPIVDVQAHFKQSARFDDIYEVQTTLVKVSRITIEFRYKILRKSDGALLVEGTSRNAFVNLEGKPERLTGEYFDKLQQLAAQERENQA; via the coding sequence GTGGTTACAATCACTGATCGCGTGCGTTTTTCAGAAACGGATCTGATGGCGGTGGTCCATCACACCAACTACCTGCGCTGGTTTGAAGCCGGCCGGGTGGCCTATTTCCGTCAGGCGGGCATCGACCTGAACGACCTGCAGAAGGCAGGGTACATGATTCCCATCGTGGACGTCCAGGCCCATTTCAAACAGTCGGCCCGTTTCGACGATATTTATGAAGTCCAGACCACTTTGGTGAAAGTCAGCCGCATCACCATCGAATTCCGGTATAAGATCCTGCGGAAGAGCGATGGGGCTTTGCTGGTGGAAGGCACTTCCCGGAATGCATTTGTGAACCTGGAAGGGAAGCCCGAACGGCTGACCGGGGAATATTTTGACAAATTGCAGCAATTGGCTGCTCAAGAAAGGGAGAACCAAGCATGA
- a CDS encoding HD domain-containing protein has translation MFQKESIQAAFDRYVDQFDRATPGIASKQLHSHIVSRLCEKLAAKLGWSGHDVQLAWVMGLLHDIGRFEQARRYHTFLDYKSMDHARFGVIYLFEYGHIRDFIPASVDDEVLELSILFHSAYEIPASVTGRSRLFCELLRDADKIDLFRVYAGYLAHPETVWQVSLEDLGTQALSPAVFQEALEGRLVHTRKKRTALDFFTGCLCQIFDMTFQPSLEEVREQGYYQKLLDFRATNPESEKQLALIREKCREKLG, from the coding sequence ATGTTCCAGAAAGAATCCATCCAGGCCGCCTTTGACCGGTACGTGGACCAGTTCGACAGGGCCACGCCGGGGATCGCCAGCAAACAGCTCCATTCCCATATCGTGAGCCGGCTGTGCGAGAAACTGGCTGCAAAGCTGGGGTGGAGCGGACACGATGTCCAGCTGGCCTGGGTCATGGGACTGCTCCACGATATCGGCCGGTTCGAACAGGCCCGCCGCTACCATACATTCCTGGATTATAAGTCCATGGACCACGCCCGCTTCGGGGTCATCTACCTGTTCGAATACGGTCATATCCGGGATTTTATCCCGGCTTCCGTGGATGATGAAGTGCTGGAGCTGTCCATCCTGTTCCACAGCGCCTATGAGATCCCGGCCAGCGTCACCGGGCGCAGCCGGCTGTTCTGTGAACTGCTGCGGGATGCGGACAAAATCGACCTGTTCCGGGTGTACGCCGGGTACCTGGCGCATCCGGAAACCGTGTGGCAGGTGTCCCTGGAGGATCTGGGGACCCAGGCACTGAGTCCGGCCGTGTTCCAGGAGGCCCTGGAAGGCAGGCTGGTCCATACCCGGAAAAAACGCACGGCCCTGGACTTTTTCACAGGCTGCCTGTGCCAGATCTTCGATATGACCTTCCAGCCCAGCCTGGAGGAAGTGCGGGAACAGGGGTATTACCAAAAACTCCTGGACTTCAGGGCCACCAACCCGGAAAGTGAGAAACAGCTGGCGCTGATCCGGGAAAAGTGCCGGGAAAAATTGGGGTAA
- the thiT gene encoding energy-coupled thiamine transporter ThiT — MKFLSMIEKSPLTVLTLAGVLVLLYGLLRARKTKLSTHQVTCCALLLALTLILSLLPLYRMPYGGTVTLGGMLPIMLIAFAYGPEVGFLAGFAYGILNLLLNPYILHPVQVLFDYPLPFMALGLCGFFPKHPFGGMVVAVGVRYLCHFISGVAFFASYAPAGMSPVVYSLVANGTYLIPDLLICLVLYRVLPMERFMGLMK; from the coding sequence ATGAAGTTCCTTTCCATGATTGAAAAAAGCCCCCTGACCGTGCTGACCCTGGCGGGGGTGCTGGTGCTGCTGTACGGGCTGCTGCGGGCCCGGAAGACGAAGCTTTCCACCCATCAGGTGACCTGCTGCGCCCTGCTCCTGGCCCTGACCCTGATTTTGAGCCTGCTGCCCCTGTACCGGATGCCCTACGGGGGCACGGTGACCCTGGGGGGCATGCTGCCCATCATGCTCATCGCCTTTGCCTACGGGCCGGAAGTGGGATTTCTGGCCGGATTCGCCTATGGCATCCTGAACCTGCTGCTCAATCCCTACATCCTGCATCCGGTGCAGGTGCTGTTCGATTATCCGCTGCCTTTCATGGCACTGGGCCTGTGCGGGTTCTTCCCGAAGCATCCCTTCGGGGGCATGGTGGTGGCTGTGGGAGTGCGGTATCTGTGCCATTTCATTTCCGGTGTGGCCTTTTTTGCCAGCTATGCGCCGGCCGGCATGAGTCCGGTGGTGTATTCCCTGGTGGCCAATGGAACCTACCTGATCCCCGATCTGCTCATCTGCCTGGTGCTGTACCGGGTATTGCCCATGGAACGGTTCATGGGGCTGATGAAATAG
- the rplT gene encoding 50S ribosomal protein L20, with amino-acid sequence MARIKVGVTAHRRHKHILALAKGYRGAKSKQFKKANETVMKGLSYARRDRRAKKREFRQLWIARINAATRANGLSYSRFIAGLNKAGVELDRKVLADMAVNDAAAFTKLVETAKAAL; translated from the coding sequence ATGGCAAGAATCAAAGTCGGCGTAACTGCCCATAGACGTCATAAACACATCCTGGCCCTGGCCAAAGGCTACAGAGGTGCCAAGAGCAAACAATTCAAAAAAGCCAATGAAACCGTAATGAAGGGCCTGAGCTATGCCCGTCGTGACAGAAGAGCGAAGAAACGCGAATTCCGTCAACTGTGGATCGCTCGTATCAACGCTGCTACCCGTGCCAATGGCCTGAGCTACAGCCGTTTCATCGCCGGCCTGAACAAAGCTGGTGTGGAACTGGACCGCAAGGTACTGGCCGACATGGCTGTGAACGATGCCGCTGCTTTCACCAAACTGGTGGAAACTGCCAAGGCTGCTCTGTAA
- a CDS encoding deoxyribonuclease IV has translation MLHIGCHLSSSKGFAAMGRTALSIGADTFAFFTRNPRGSKARETDPADVAAFRELWTPNRAVPLVAHAPYTLNPCSSKPHVREFARETLADDLRKMEALPGNYYNMHPGNHLGQGSQTGIVLIGEILNQIIDPAMHTTLLLETMAGKGTEMGRNFGELRAILDRLEHPEKVGICLDTCHVWDGGYDIVHDLDGVLQEFDDVVGLEKLKAIHLNDSKNPLGAAKDRHEKLGQGMIGLPALKNVVNHPALRKLPFILETPNDLDGYAEEIRIMREARKEAEEE, from the coding sequence ATGTTACATATCGGATGTCACCTGTCCAGCAGCAAGGGGTTTGCGGCCATGGGGAGGACCGCGCTCAGCATCGGGGCGGATACCTTTGCCTTTTTCACCCGCAATCCCCGGGGCAGCAAGGCCAGGGAGACCGATCCGGCCGACGTGGCCGCCTTTCGGGAACTGTGGACACCCAACCGGGCCGTCCCCCTGGTGGCCCATGCTCCCTATACCCTGAACCCCTGCTCCAGCAAACCCCATGTGCGGGAGTTCGCCCGTGAGACATTGGCCGACGACCTGCGCAAAATGGAGGCCCTGCCCGGCAACTATTACAACATGCATCCGGGCAACCACCTGGGCCAGGGCAGCCAGACCGGCATTGTGCTCATCGGGGAGATCCTGAACCAGATCATCGATCCGGCCATGCATACCACGCTGCTGCTGGAGACCATGGCGGGGAAGGGGACGGAAATGGGCCGGAATTTCGGGGAACTGCGGGCCATCCTGGACCGGCTGGAACATCCGGAAAAAGTGGGCATCTGCCTGGATACCTGCCACGTCTGGGACGGTGGCTACGATATCGTCCACGACCTGGACGGGGTGCTGCAGGAATTCGATGACGTGGTGGGGCTGGAAAAGCTGAAGGCCATCCATCTGAACGACAGCAAGAATCCCCTGGGTGCGGCCAAAGACCGGCACGAGAAACTGGGGCAGGGGATGATCGGCCTGCCGGCCCTGAAAAACGTGGTGAACCATCCGGCCCTGCGGAAACTGCCCTTTATCCTGGAAACCCCCAATGATCTGGATGGGTATGCCGAAGAAATCCGGATCATGCGGGAAGCCAGAAAAGAGGCGGAAGAAGAATGA